TGGGTCGGTGGCCGGGGGCACGACGTGCACCACGTGCAGCCGCGCGCCGGTCTCCCGCGCCATGGCCGTCGCGACCAGAGCGGCCGCTTCGGCTGCGGCCGAGAAGTCGGTCGGCAGCAGGATCTCGCTGATCTTCATGTTCGTTACCTCACGATGAGGACCGGGACAGGCGCTCGCTTGAGGGCACCGTCAGCCACGCTGCCGAGGAGGAGGCGCGCGGCGCCCCCCGCTCCACGGGCGCCCAGGGCGAGCATCCCTGCCCGCTCCTCGCGGACGGTCCGGAGCAATTCAGGCAGCGGCACCCCGACACGAACGGTTCCGTGCGCGCGCCACCCCGCACGCCTGAGGCGCGCGACCGCAGCTTCCACCTCGCGCCGCGCCGTACGCACGCGCGCGCCCATATCCGCCCGGACCAGGCCCGCAACGGCGGCCCGCACGGAAGCCGGAACGAACGCGAGCGAGGGCACCCTCACGGGCTCGACGACTCGCACCACCACCGCCCTGCCGCGGCCCGACCAGCGCGCCAGGTGGGCGACCACGCGGGAGGCGTGGGACGACCCGTCGAGCCCGACGACAACCCGGCGGGGCGCCCCGGCGGGGCGCGCGCTCACGCCGGGGCGCGCCGCGGAGAGCGCCGCGGCGATTTCGCCGCGCGGCGAACTGTCTCGTCCCGCTTCACCGCGATAGCGGAAATGGGCCGCTTGTTCTTCTTGTTCTTGCCGTAGCTCTTCCGGATGCCCATGTCGTCTCCGTTCTTACTCGAGCGCCGAGAGGAGCGCGTCGAGCGCGTCCGAGGTCGTGAAGATGCCGACGATGCTCTCGCCGTCGCGCACCGGCAGGCAGCCGATCTTCCGCTCGAGCAGCACGCGCGCGGCGACCGTCACCGGCGTCTCCGGCGCCACCGTCACGGGGTCTTCGGTCATGATGCTCGCGACGGCCTGACTCTCCCAGCCGGCCGACGTCTCGCCGGTCTCGAGCCGCCGCCAGTCCCGGTGCGAGACGATGCCCACCAGCCGGTCGGCGTCCACCACGAGGAGGTGCCGCACCTCGGCGCGGCGCATGCGCGCGAGCGCCGCGCCGATCGAGGAGTCCGGCGCCACCGTGGCGGGCTGCTTCGTCATCCAGTCGCGCACGGCCCCGCAGCGCTCCGTCGATCGGTCCGCCATGCCCTACTCCGTGTCCCGCACGGTCACGACCGGGCACGGCGCGAGGCGGATCACGCGGTCGGCGACGCTGCCGAGCAGCGCGCGATCGAGGCCGCCCCGCCCGTGCGTCCCGATCACGATGAGATCGGCGCGCTCGCGGGCCGCCGCCCCGACGATCTCCTTGTACGGCACGCCGGTCCGCAGGACCCAGCGCGCGGAGATGCCCGCGGCCGCGGCGGTCGCGGTCCACTCCCCGAGTGTCTTCACGGCCCACGCTCGCGCCGCATCGAAGACGCCGCGCGCCCGCTTCATGGTGAAGGGCCCCTCCGAGTAGAGCGGAGTCTCGACCAGCACGTGGACCAGCACCAGCTCGGCGCCGAGCCGCGCAGCCAGCCGACGCGCCTCGGCCCATGCGCGCTCGGAACCCTCGGAAAAATCCGTCGGCACGAGGATCCGCGCGAGACCGTCGGCGGCCTGGTCAGCGGCCATGGGCCCGCACCGTCAGCACGGGGCAGCGTGATTCGCGCACGACGCGCTCGGCGACGCTGCCCATGAAGACGCGGGACACGCCGGTGCGTCCGTGCGTGCCCA
This Candidatus Rokuibacteriota bacterium DNA region includes the following protein-coding sequences:
- a CDS encoding universal stress protein, giving the protein MSARPAGAPRRVVVGLDGSSHASRVVAHLARWSGRGRAVVVRVVEPVRVPSLAFVPASVRAAVAGLVRADMGARVRTARREVEAAVARLRRAGWRAHGTVRVGVPLPELLRTVREERAGMLALGARGAGGAARLLLGSVADGALKRAPVPVLIVR
- a CDS encoding CBS domain-containing protein, which codes for MADRSTERCGAVRDWMTKQPATVAPDSSIGAALARMRRAEVRHLLVVDADRLVGIVSHRDWRRLETGETSAGWESQAVASIMTEDPVTVAPETPVTVAARVLLERKIGCLPVRDGESIVGIFTTSDALDALLSALE
- a CDS encoding universal stress protein; protein product: MAADQAADGLARILVPTDFSEGSERAWAEARRLAARLGAELVLVHVLVETPLYSEGPFTMKRARGVFDAARAWAVKTLGEWTATAAAAGISARWVLRTGVPYKEIVGAAARERADLIVIGTHGRGGLDRALLGSVADRVIRLAPCPVVTVRDTE